From Anas platyrhynchos isolate ZD024472 breed Pekin duck chromosome 38, IASCAAS_PekinDuck_T2T, whole genome shotgun sequence, one genomic window encodes:
- the LOC113841174 gene encoding uncharacterized protein isoform X1, translated as MEMWEEIFSTPGMPKKLLNEICMLLRDNTIRAHFGMTEDYEILQLGLMQTLSPEDPIPAVLQDVECLKRCIRNTNFHLLWIALKGLAVMLERLKMGPTGIILLPDVLKTLRFGNPHITAAALAVCCRVLRALMNKSASITSLWLVDLLTPYLDNEADMVRENAMKLFSVCMERVLQKHRRKMWRKVHNVLLTLHLRVSEENRSVAKAAQEALMAWSELLWWDELQEVAHMNQTLGIRTCLPDPWAHGRTSPGPE; from the exons ATGGAGATGTGGGAGGAGATTTTCAGCACGCCCGGCATGCCGAAGAAGCTCCTGAATGAGATTTGCATGCTGCTGCGTGACAATACCATACGTGCGCACTTTGGGATGACCGAGGACTACGAAATCCTCCAGCTCGGCCTCATGCAGACCCTGAGCCCCGAGGACCCCATCCCCGCCGTGCTACAGGATGTGGAGTGCCTGAAGAGATGCATCAGGAACACCAACTTCCACCTGCTCTGGATCGCACTCAAAGGGCTGGCGGTGATGCTGGAGAGGCTCAAGATG GGGCCAACGGGGATTATCCTGCTGCCTGACGTCCTGAAAACCCTGCGGTTCGGCAACCCCCACATCAcggcggcggcgctggcggTGTGCTGCAGGGTCCTGCGCGCCCTGATGAACAAGTCGGCCAGCATCACTTCCCTGTGGCTGGTCGATCTGCTCACGCCTTACTTGGACAAc gaGGCCGACATGGTGCGGGAGAATGCCATGAAGCTCTTCAGTGTGTGCATGGAGCGTGTGCTGCAGAAGCACCGCAGAAAGATGTGGAGGAAAGTGCACAACGTTTTGCTGACCCTCCACCTCCGCGTGAGTGAGGAGAACAGGAGTGTGGCCAAG gctgcccaggaagccCTGATGGCTTGGTCTGAGCTGCTGTGGTGGGATGAGCTGCAAGAAGTGGCACACATGAACCAGACCCTGGGGATCAGAACATGCCTGCCTGATCCTTG GGCTCACGGCAGAACATCACCGGGACCAGAGTGA
- the LOC113841174 gene encoding uncharacterized protein isoform X4, translated as MEMWEEIFSTPGMPKKLLNEICMLLRDNTIRAHFGMTEDYEILQLGLMQTLSPEDPIPAVLQDVECLKRCIRNTNFHLLWIALKGLAVMLERLKMGPTGIILLPDVLKTLRFGNPHITAAALAVCCRVLRALMNKSASITSLWLVDLLTPYLDNEADMVRENAMKLFSVCMERVLQKHRRKMWRKVHNVLLTLHLRVSEENRSVAKGSWQNITGTRVKRKCTK; from the exons ATGGAGATGTGGGAGGAGATTTTCAGCACGCCCGGCATGCCGAAGAAGCTCCTGAATGAGATTTGCATGCTGCTGCGTGACAATACCATACGTGCGCACTTTGGGATGACCGAGGACTACGAAATCCTCCAGCTCGGCCTCATGCAGACCCTGAGCCCCGAGGACCCCATCCCCGCCGTGCTACAGGATGTGGAGTGCCTGAAGAGATGCATCAGGAACACCAACTTCCACCTGCTCTGGATCGCACTCAAAGGGCTGGCGGTGATGCTGGAGAGGCTCAAGATG GGGCCAACGGGGATTATCCTGCTGCCTGACGTCCTGAAAACCCTGCGGTTCGGCAACCCCCACATCAcggcggcggcgctggcggTGTGCTGCAGGGTCCTGCGCGCCCTGATGAACAAGTCGGCCAGCATCACTTCCCTGTGGCTGGTCGATCTGCTCACGCCTTACTTGGACAAc gaGGCCGACATGGTGCGGGAGAATGCCATGAAGCTCTTCAGTGTGTGCATGGAGCGTGTGCTGCAGAAGCACCGCAGAAAGATGTGGAGGAAAGTGCACAACGTTTTGCTGACCCTCCACCTCCGCGTGAGTGAGGAGAACAGGAGTGTGGCCAAG GGCTCGTGGCAGAACATCACCGGGACAAGAGTGAAGAGAAAGTGTACAAAATAA
- the LOC113841174 gene encoding uncharacterized protein isoform X3, translated as MEMWEEIFSTPGMPKKLLNEICMLLRDNTIRAHFGMTEDYEILQLGLMQTLSPEDPIPAVLQDVECLKRCIRNTNFHLLWIALKGLAVMLERLKMGPTGIILLPDVLKTLRFGNPHITAAALAVCCRVLRALMNKSASITSLWLVDLLTPYLDNEADMVRENAMKLFSVCMERVLQKHRRKMWRKVHNVLLTLHLRVSEENRSVAKGSRQNITGTRVKRKCTK; from the exons ATGGAGATGTGGGAGGAGATTTTCAGCACGCCCGGCATGCCGAAGAAGCTCCTGAATGAGATTTGCATGCTGCTGCGTGACAATACCATACGTGCGCACTTTGGGATGACCGAGGACTACGAAATCCTCCAGCTCGGCCTCATGCAGACCCTGAGCCCCGAGGACCCCATCCCCGCCGTGCTACAGGATGTGGAGTGCCTGAAGAGATGCATCAGGAACACCAACTTCCACCTGCTCTGGATCGCACTCAAAGGGCTGGCGGTGATGCTGGAGAGGCTCAAGATG GGGCCAACGGGGATTATCCTGCTGCCTGACGTCCTGAAAACCCTGCGGTTCGGCAACCCCCACATCAcggcggcggcgctggcggTGTGCTGCAGGGTCCTGCGCGCCCTGATGAACAAGTCGGCCAGCATCACTTCCCTGTGGCTGGTCGATCTGCTCACGCCTTACTTGGACAAc gaGGCCGACATGGTGCGGGAGAATGCCATGAAGCTCTTCAGTGTGTGCATGGAGCGTGTGCTGCAGAAGCACCGCAGAAAGATGTGGAGGAAAGTGCACAACGTTTTGCTGACCCTCCACCTCCGCGTGAGTGAGGAGAACAGGAGTGTGGCCAAG GGCTCACGGCAGAACATCACCGGGACCAGAGTGAAGAGAAAGTGTACGAAATAA
- the LOC113841174 gene encoding uncharacterized protein isoform X2 — MEMWEEIFSTPGMPKKLLNEICMLLRDNTIRAHFGMTEDYEILQLGLMQTLSPEDPIPAVLQDVECLKRCIRNTNFHLLWIALKGLAVMLERLKMGPTGIILLPDVLKTLRFGNPHITAAALAVCCRVLRALMNKSASITSLWLVDLLTPYLDNEADMVRENAMKLFSVCMERVLQKHRRKMWRKVHNVLLTLHLRVSEENRSVAKAAQEALMAWSELLWWDELQEVAHMNQTLGIRTCLPDPWARGRTSPGQE; from the exons ATGGAGATGTGGGAGGAGATTTTCAGCACGCCCGGCATGCCGAAGAAGCTCCTGAATGAGATTTGCATGCTGCTGCGTGACAATACCATACGTGCGCACTTTGGGATGACCGAGGACTACGAAATCCTCCAGCTCGGCCTCATGCAGACCCTGAGCCCCGAGGACCCCATCCCCGCCGTGCTACAGGATGTGGAGTGCCTGAAGAGATGCATCAGGAACACCAACTTCCACCTGCTCTGGATCGCACTCAAAGGGCTGGCGGTGATGCTGGAGAGGCTCAAGATG GGGCCAACGGGGATTATCCTGCTGCCTGACGTCCTGAAAACCCTGCGGTTCGGCAACCCCCACATCAcggcggcggcgctggcggTGTGCTGCAGGGTCCTGCGCGCCCTGATGAACAAGTCGGCCAGCATCACTTCCCTGTGGCTGGTCGATCTGCTCACGCCTTACTTGGACAAc gaGGCCGACATGGTGCGGGAGAATGCCATGAAGCTCTTCAGTGTGTGCATGGAGCGTGTGCTGCAGAAGCACCGCAGAAAGATGTGGAGGAAAGTGCACAACGTTTTGCTGACCCTCCACCTCCGCGTGAGTGAGGAGAACAGGAGTGTGGCCAAG gctgcccaggaagccCTGATGGCTTGGTCTGAGCTGCTGTGGTGGGATGAGCTGCAAGAAGTGGCACACATGAACCAGACCCTGGGGATCAGAACATGCCTGCCTGATCCTTG GGCTCGTGGCAGAACATCACCGGGACAAGAGTGA